In a genomic window of Streptomyces sp. NBC_01142:
- a CDS encoding FadR/GntR family transcriptional regulator, producing MSTLAHTMMTAARPVESSLAGPGELDRYPYAESPGADRVGPPSWGGADVELGRVGRRAAGSRGRGLHGQLVQQLGQMIVSGDLGADRPLVPEEIGQRFEVSRTVVRESLRVLEAKGLVSARPNVGTRVRPVSDWNLLDPDIIEWRAFGPQRDDQRRELSELRWTIEPLAARLAAGHGREDVQQRLTDMIEIMGHALAQGDGITFSRADAEFHSLLIQLAGNRMLEHLSGIVSAALQVSGGPVTGCDRPTDASLAHHARIADALASGDPHAAESAMRQLLTVHPEVERVVPAPREH from the coding sequence CGCCGGCCCGGGTGAACTCGACCGATACCCCTACGCGGAGTCGCCCGGCGCCGACCGCGTCGGCCCTCCCTCCTGGGGCGGTGCCGACGTGGAGTTGGGCCGGGTCGGCCGCCGTGCGGCAGGCAGCCGGGGCCGCGGACTGCACGGTCAACTCGTCCAGCAGCTTGGCCAGATGATCGTCTCCGGCGACCTCGGCGCCGACCGTCCGCTCGTTCCCGAGGAGATCGGGCAGCGCTTCGAGGTCTCCCGCACTGTCGTCCGGGAGTCCCTGCGCGTCCTCGAGGCCAAGGGCCTGGTCAGCGCCCGTCCCAACGTCGGCACCCGGGTCCGTCCGGTCAGTGACTGGAACCTGCTGGATCCCGACATCATCGAGTGGCGTGCCTTCGGCCCGCAGCGTGACGATCAGCGCCGGGAGCTGAGCGAGCTGCGGTGGACCATCGAGCCGCTCGCCGCGCGGCTCGCCGCCGGGCACGGCCGCGAGGACGTCCAGCAGCGCCTCACCGACATGATCGAGATCATGGGCCACGCCCTCGCTCAGGGTGACGGGATCACGTTCTCCCGGGCTGACGCGGAGTTCCACTCCCTGCTCATCCAGCTCGCCGGCAATCGCATGCTCGAGCACCTCTCCGGGATCGTCTCCGCAGCCCTCCAGGTCTCCGGCGGCCCGGTCACCGGCTGTGACCGCCCCACCGATGCCTCTCTGGCTCACCACGCGCGCATCGCCGACGCCCTCGCTTCCGGTGACCCGCACGCCGCGGAATCGGCCATGCGCCAACTGCTCACCGTGCACCCGGAGGTGGAGCGGGTCGTGCCCGCACCCCGCGAGCACTGA
- a CDS encoding RNA polymerase sigma factor, producing the protein MSASTSRTLPPEIAESESVMALIERGKADGQIAGDDVRRAFEADQIPPTQWKNVLRSLNQILEEEGVTLMVSAAESPKRARKSVAAKSPAKRTATKTVAAKTATAKTVAASAAPTADSVDVPADEASATATAKKTAAKKTAAKKTAAKKTVAKKTVAKKTAGKKDSDEAAEGEELLDEVQPGGKGEEEEAEGENKGFVLSDDDEDDAPAQQVAVAGATADPVKDYLKQIGKVPLLNAEQEVELAKRIEAGLFAEDKLANSDKLAPKLKRELEIIAEDGRRAKNHLLEANLRLVVSLAKRYTGRGMLFLDLIQEGNLGLIRAVEKFDYTKGYKFSTYATWWIRQAITRAMADQARTIRIPVHMVEVINKLARVQRQMLQDLGREPTPEELAKELDMTPEKVIEVQKYGREPISLHTPLGEDGDSEFGDLIEDSEAVVPADAVSFTLLQEQLHSVLDTLSEREAGVVSMRFGLTDGQPKTLDEIGKVYGVTRERIRQIESKTMSKLRHPSRSQVLRDYLD; encoded by the coding sequence GTGTCGGCCAGCACATCCCGTACGCTCCCGCCGGAGATCGCCGAGTCCGAGTCTGTGATGGCGCTCATCGAGCGGGGAAAGGCTGATGGGCAGATCGCCGGCGATGACGTGCGTCGGGCCTTCGAGGCTGACCAGATTCCGCCAACCCAGTGGAAGAATGTTCTGCGCAGCCTCAACCAGATCCTCGAGGAAGAGGGTGTGACGCTGATGGTCAGTGCCGCGGAGTCGCCGAAGCGCGCCCGCAAGAGCGTCGCAGCGAAGAGCCCGGCAAAGCGCACCGCCACCAAGACCGTCGCGGCCAAGACCGCCACGGCGAAGACCGTCGCGGCCTCCGCGGCGCCGACGGCCGATTCCGTCGACGTCCCGGCCGACGAGGCATCGGCGACAGCGACTGCCAAGAAGACGGCCGCCAAGAAGACGGCGGCCAAGAAGACGGCGGCGAAGAAGACCGTCGCAAAGAAGACTGTGGCCAAGAAGACCGCGGGCAAGAAGGACTCCGACGAGGCCGCCGAGGGCGAAGAGCTGCTCGATGAGGTCCAGCCCGGTGGCAAGGGCGAGGAGGAAGAGGCCGAGGGCGAGAACAAGGGCTTCGTCCTCTCAGACGACGACGAGGACGACGCGCCTGCGCAGCAGGTTGCCGTCGCCGGTGCCACCGCCGACCCGGTCAAGGACTACCTCAAGCAGATCGGCAAGGTCCCGCTCCTCAACGCCGAGCAGGAGGTCGAGCTCGCCAAGCGCATCGAGGCGGGCCTGTTCGCCGAGGACAAGCTGGCGAACTCCGACAAGCTCGCACCGAAGCTCAAGCGCGAGCTGGAGATCATCGCCGAGGACGGCCGCCGCGCCAAGAACCACCTGCTGGAGGCCAACCTCCGCCTGGTGGTCTCGCTGGCCAAGCGCTACACGGGCCGCGGCATGCTCTTCCTGGACCTGATCCAGGAGGGCAACCTCGGTCTGATCCGCGCGGTCGAGAAGTTCGACTACACCAAGGGCTACAAGTTCTCCACGTACGCCACCTGGTGGATCCGTCAGGCGATCACCCGCGCCATGGCCGACCAGGCCCGCACCATCCGTATCCCGGTGCACATGGTCGAGGTCATCAACAAGCTCGCGCGTGTGCAGCGCCAGATGCTCCAGGACCTGGGCCGCGAGCCCACCCCGGAGGAGCTGGCCAAGGAACTGGACATGACCCCCGAGAAGGTCATCGAGGTCCAGAAGTACGGCCGAGAGCCGATCTCCCTCCACACTCCCCTGGGTGAGGACGGCGACAGCGAGTTCGGAGACCTCATCGAGGACTCCGAGGCGGTCGTGCCGGCCGACGCGGTCAGCTTCACGCTCCTCCAGGAGCAGCTGCACTCGGTACTCGACACCCTGTCCGAGCGTGAGGCGGGCGTGGTCTCCATGCGCTTCGGTCTCACGGACGGCCAGCCGAAGACTCTGGACGAGATCGGCAAGGTCTACGGCGTGACGCGTGAACGCATCCGTCAGATCGAGTCCAAGACCATGTCGAAGCTGCGTCACCCGTCGCGTTCGCAGGTTCTGCGCGACTACCTCGACTAG
- a CDS encoding trypsin-like serine protease, with product MPRPIARALTGALALTAVVALAPLASPLPAVADSVVVGGYPVEVDDSPWVVALSSRDRFGGTRAGQFCGGVLVAPTKVMTAAHCLSRVVLGQEVSEVRDLKVISGRSQLLGAGGQEIPVSGTWVNPEYNPLTNSGDMAVLTLSEALPASSAIGLAGVGDPAYVAGTSATVYGWGDTRGNGSYASSLRAAPVTVLSDAECGQAYPGGVGGRYLESTMLCAGDPRGGHDACQGDSGGPLVAQGRLIGLVSWGSGCGLAQNPGVYTRVSAVALP from the coding sequence ATGCCTCGTCCCATCGCCCGAGCATTGACGGGTGCGCTGGCCCTGACCGCCGTAGTGGCCCTGGCACCGCTCGCCTCGCCTCTGCCTGCCGTCGCCGACAGCGTGGTCGTCGGCGGCTATCCAGTGGAGGTCGACGACAGCCCCTGGGTCGTGGCGCTGTCCAGCCGTGACCGGTTCGGAGGAACCCGAGCGGGTCAGTTCTGCGGCGGAGTCCTGGTGGCGCCCACGAAGGTGATGACGGCCGCCCACTGCCTGAGCCGGGTGGTCCTCGGTCAGGAGGTGAGCGAGGTACGCGATCTGAAGGTCATCTCGGGACGCTCGCAGCTGCTCGGAGCCGGGGGCCAGGAGATCCCGGTGAGCGGCACCTGGGTCAATCCGGAGTACAACCCGCTGACGAACAGTGGGGACATGGCCGTGCTGACGCTGTCCGAGGCCCTTCCCGCATCCAGCGCGATCGGCCTGGCGGGCGTCGGTGACCCGGCCTACGTGGCGGGCACGAGCGCAACCGTCTACGGCTGGGGCGATACGAGGGGGAACGGCAGCTACGCGTCCTCGCTGCGCGCCGCGCCCGTGACGGTGCTGTCGGACGCGGAGTGCGGGCAGGCGTATCCCGGCGGCGTGGGCGGGAGGTACCTGGAGTCCACGATGCTCTGTGCGGGAGACCCACGGGGCGGGCACGACGCCTGTCAGGGCGACAGCGGAGGGCCGCTGGTGGCGCAAGGCCGACTCATCGGCCTGGTGTCCTGGGGCAGCGGCTGCGGCTTGGCGCAGAACCCCGGGGTGTACACCCGTGTCTCCGCTGTGGCTCTGCCGTAG
- a CDS encoding type IIA DNA topoisomerase subunit B gives MTAETSVPSTALLTADRDGSNYTARHLLVLEGLEAVRKRPGMYIGSTDSRGLMHCLWEIIDNSVDEALGGHCDHIEVILHEDGSVEVKDNGRGIPVDVEPKTGLSGVEVVMTKLHAGGKFGGGSYAASGGLHGVGASVVNALSARLDVEVDRSGATHLISFRRGVPGMFTESGPDAPFDPANGLLKGKRVPRTRTGTRVRYWADRQIFLKDAKLSLEHLHQRARQTAFLVPGLTLVVRDQRDLDGEGKSEEIFRFDGGISEFCEYLAQDKAVCDVLRLTGQGTFKETVPVLDDRGHMTPTEVTRELGVDIAMRWGTGYDTGVKSFVNIIATPKGGTHVSGFERSVTKTMNEVLRSAKLLRVAEDDIVKDDALEGLTAVVTVRLAEPQFEGQTKEVLGTSAANRIVANVVAKELKAFLTSAKRDEKAQARAVMEKAVAAARTRIAARQHKDAQRRKTALETSSLPAKLADCRSDDVERSELFIVEGDSALGTAKLARNSEFQALLPIRGKILNVQKSSISDMLKNAECGAIIQVIGAGSGRTFDIDAARYGKIVLLVDADVDGAHIRCLLLTLFQRYMRPMVEAGRVFAAVPPLHRIELIQPKKGQDKYVYTYSDSELRQTLLEYQRKGVRFKDSIQRYKGLGEMDADQLAETTMDPRHRTLRRINIGDLESSEQVFDLLMGNEVAPRKEFITSSAATLDRSRIDA, from the coding sequence GTGACCGCCGAAACGTCCGTGCCGTCCACAGCGCTGCTGACTGCAGACCGTGACGGTTCCAACTACACCGCGCGGCACCTGCTCGTACTCGAGGGGCTCGAGGCGGTCCGCAAGCGCCCGGGCATGTACATCGGGTCCACCGACAGCCGCGGCCTGATGCACTGCCTCTGGGAGATCATCGACAACTCCGTCGACGAAGCCCTCGGCGGCCACTGCGACCACATCGAGGTGATCCTCCACGAGGACGGGTCCGTCGAGGTCAAGGACAACGGCCGGGGCATCCCCGTCGATGTCGAACCCAAGACCGGCCTTTCCGGCGTCGAGGTCGTGATGACCAAGCTGCACGCCGGCGGAAAGTTCGGCGGCGGCTCGTACGCCGCGTCGGGCGGTCTGCACGGCGTGGGTGCCTCCGTCGTCAACGCCCTTTCCGCCCGCCTCGACGTCGAGGTGGACCGCAGCGGAGCGACCCACCTGATCAGCTTCCGCCGCGGTGTCCCCGGAATGTTCACCGAGTCCGGGCCGGACGCGCCCTTCGACCCGGCGAACGGGCTGCTCAAGGGCAAGCGGGTGCCCAGGACCCGTACCGGCACGCGCGTGCGGTACTGGGCCGACCGGCAGATCTTCCTCAAGGACGCCAAGCTCTCCCTGGAGCACCTCCACCAGCGCGCCCGCCAGACCGCCTTCCTCGTGCCCGGGCTGACCCTCGTCGTCCGCGACCAGCGGGACCTGGACGGCGAGGGCAAGAGCGAGGAGATCTTCCGCTTCGACGGAGGTATCAGCGAGTTCTGCGAATACCTCGCGCAGGACAAGGCCGTCTGCGACGTGCTGCGGCTGACCGGACAGGGCACCTTCAAGGAGACCGTCCCGGTCCTCGACGACCGCGGTCATATGACCCCCACCGAGGTCACCCGCGAGCTCGGCGTCGACATCGCCATGCGCTGGGGCACCGGATACGACACCGGCGTCAAGTCCTTCGTCAACATCATCGCCACCCCCAAGGGCGGCACCCATGTGAGCGGCTTCGAGCGCTCCGTCACCAAGACGATGAACGAGGTGCTGCGCTCGGCCAAGCTGCTGCGCGTCGCCGAGGACGACATCGTCAAGGACGACGCCCTGGAGGGCCTCACCGCGGTCGTCACCGTCCGGCTTGCGGAGCCGCAGTTCGAGGGCCAGACCAAGGAGGTGCTGGGCACCTCGGCGGCGAACAGGATCGTCGCCAATGTCGTGGCCAAGGAGCTCAAGGCCTTCCTGACCTCCGCCAAGCGCGACGAAAAGGCGCAGGCCCGTGCGGTGATGGAGAAGGCCGTTGCCGCCGCCCGTACGCGTATCGCTGCCCGCCAGCACAAGGACGCACAGCGCCGGAAGACCGCCCTGGAGACCTCCTCGCTGCCGGCCAAGCTCGCCGACTGCCGCAGCGACGACGTGGAGCGCAGCGAGCTCTTCATCGTGGAGGGGGACTCCGCGCTCGGCACCGCCAAGCTCGCGCGGAACAGTGAGTTCCAGGCGCTTCTGCCGATCCGCGGAAAGATCCTGAACGTACAGAAGTCGTCCATCTCGGACATGCTCAAGAACGCCGAGTGCGGCGCGATCATCCAGGTCATAGGAGCGGGATCGGGCCGGACGTTCGACATCGACGCCGCCCGCTACGGCAAGATCGTTCTGCTGGTCGACGCCGATGTCGACGGCGCCCACATCCGCTGTCTGCTGCTGACGCTCTTCCAGCGCTATATGCGGCCCATGGTGGAGGCGGGCCGTGTGTTCGCCGCCGTACCGCCGCTGCACCGGATCGAGCTGATCCAGCCCAAAAAGGGCCAGGACAAGTACGTGTACACGTACTCCGACAGTGAGCTGCGCCAGACGCTGCTGGAGTACCAGCGCAAGGGGGTCCGCTTCAAGGACTCCATCCAGCGCTACAAGGGTCTGGGCGAGATGGACGCCGACCAGCTCGCGGAGACCACGATGGATCCCCGCCACCGCACCCTGCGCCGGATCAACATCGGGGATCTCGAGTCCTCCGAGCAGGTGTTCGACCTGCTGATGGGCAATGAGGTCGCGCCCCGCAAGGAGTTCATCACCAGCTCCGCGGCGACACTCGACCGCTCGCGCATCGACGCCTGA
- a CDS encoding sensor histidine kinase, whose product MPSSKWTEWPTREALSRLGVPRVRIALDIVLLAALAAFAVYSAYRSDAFHGWRAVLPPMALLCCTAAFLTYHHTTLGNRLLPSLGLLAGVAACGAGSYAAGAAIPAAVLWVSISVMALERLPLGAALGAVTVMVTGFLLTDDSGALGAGFTTAAVLLAGYSLRLDAQARGAGFRLLAQERAAREAEATSAALGERARIAREIHDVLAHSLSAQLVHLEAARLQIERGPEGPFREQILERVVAARGMAREGLAETRQALSALRGEMVPVEDYLRELAVMDGAQNEVAGERRQLPAEASQAVRRVAQEALTNVRKHAPGAKVRMLLVYEEGEVVLEVRDSGTTAKAGELRTAGCGYGLLGMRERAELLGGSLEAGPEGEGFVVRLRVPA is encoded by the coding sequence GTGCCCAGCAGCAAGTGGACCGAATGGCCCACGCGGGAAGCGCTGTCCCGCCTCGGCGTACCGCGCGTCCGTATCGCCCTCGACATCGTTCTGCTTGCCGCGCTGGCGGCATTTGCGGTGTACAGCGCGTACCGCTCGGACGCATTCCACGGCTGGCGGGCGGTGCTCCCACCCATGGCTCTGCTCTGCTGCACCGCGGCCTTCCTCACCTACCACCACACGACCCTGGGCAACAGACTGCTGCCTTCTCTCGGGCTGCTTGCCGGCGTCGCCGCCTGCGGAGCAGGGTCGTACGCCGCCGGGGCCGCGATCCCGGCAGCGGTGCTGTGGGTCAGCATCTCCGTCATGGCGTTGGAGCGACTTCCGCTCGGTGCTGCCCTGGGGGCCGTCACGGTGATGGTGACCGGCTTCCTGCTGACCGATGACAGCGGTGCCCTGGGAGCAGGATTCACGACGGCCGCGGTGCTGCTCGCCGGCTATTCGCTCCGCCTCGATGCCCAGGCCCGTGGCGCCGGATTCCGGCTGCTCGCCCAGGAACGTGCCGCCCGTGAGGCGGAGGCCACCTCCGCCGCCCTCGGTGAACGGGCGCGTATCGCACGCGAGATCCACGATGTCCTCGCGCACAGCCTCTCCGCGCAGCTGGTGCATCTGGAGGCGGCCCGGCTGCAGATCGAGCGCGGCCCGGAAGGGCCGTTCCGCGAACAGATCCTGGAGCGGGTGGTGGCGGCACGCGGCATGGCCCGCGAAGGTCTCGCCGAGACTCGGCAGGCACTCTCCGCCCTGCGCGGCGAGATGGTCCCCGTCGAGGACTATCTGAGGGAGCTGGCCGTCATGGACGGGGCCCAGAACGAAGTGGCGGGGGAGCGGCGGCAGTTGCCCGCCGAGGCCTCGCAGGCCGTACGGAGAGTGGCGCAGGAGGCCCTGACGAACGTGCGCAAGCACGCGCCGGGGGCCAAGGTGCGCATGCTGCTCGTGTACGAGGAGGGTGAAGTGGTCCTGGAGGTACGGGACTCGGGCACCACAGCGAAGGCCGGTGAACTCAGGACTGCCGGCTGCGGGTACGGTCTGCTGGGGATGCGTGAGCGGGCTGAACTGCTCGGTGGCTCCCTGGAGGCGGGACCGGAGGGAGAGGGCTTCGTGGTGCGGCTGCGAGTGCCGGCATGA
- a CDS encoding response regulator transcription factor, with amino-acid sequence MTAQIARVVVADDQAVVREGIVMLLGLLPGIEVVGSAKDGEEAVALVAALAPDVVLMDLRMPRCDGVEATRRIRGEHPATQVVVLTTYADDDSLFPALRAGARGYLTKDADGDEIVRAIQDVLAGRAGLSPVVQRRLLEQITAQPEPTGPKLPDGLTAREGEVLILIAEGLANTDIARRLHISTATVKTHINNLFSKAGIHDRAQAVRYAYREGLAQPPGTSVT; translated from the coding sequence ATGACCGCGCAGATCGCCAGGGTGGTCGTCGCCGACGATCAGGCGGTGGTGCGCGAGGGCATTGTGATGCTGCTGGGACTGCTGCCCGGCATCGAGGTCGTCGGCTCGGCGAAGGACGGTGAGGAGGCGGTCGCCCTTGTCGCCGCACTCGCCCCCGACGTCGTGCTGATGGACCTGCGGATGCCCCGCTGCGACGGTGTGGAGGCGACCCGCCGTATCCGCGGCGAACACCCCGCCACCCAGGTCGTCGTGCTCACCACCTACGCGGACGACGACTCGCTCTTCCCCGCGCTGCGGGCGGGAGCGCGGGGCTACCTCACCAAGGACGCCGACGGCGACGAGATCGTACGGGCCATCCAGGACGTACTCGCCGGGCGGGCCGGGCTCTCACCGGTCGTACAGCGACGGCTGCTCGAGCAGATCACCGCGCAGCCCGAACCGACCGGACCGAAGCTGCCCGACGGCCTGACCGCCCGCGAGGGCGAGGTGCTGATCCTGATCGCGGAGGGCCTCGCCAACACGGACATCGCGCGCCGTCTGCACATCTCCACAGCCACCGTGAAGACCCACATCAACAACCTCTTCTCGAAGGCCGGCATCCATGACCGCGCCCAGGCGGTGCGGTACGCCTATCGGGAGGGCCTCGCGCAGCCACCCGGGACGAGCGTCACCTGA
- a CDS encoding DUF485 domain-containing protein, which produces MEKQEGQHATAVRLDDPWYDALASGWGELDGTGAPAPVVAPAPTDRGSAGPCAADIYLEVHRSAAFQEVRSRYRRFVVPAALAFLAWYLAYVVAATATPGLMARPVAGAVNVAMVAGLGQFLTTFLLTWAYARHARLRRDRAALELRWTVFDQTRAQETRAQETRAQETGVQETAVPEMTRGAGR; this is translated from the coding sequence GTGGAGAAGCAGGAAGGGCAGCACGCCACAGCGGTGCGGCTCGACGACCCGTGGTACGACGCGCTGGCCTCGGGCTGGGGCGAGCTGGACGGCACGGGTGCCCCCGCTCCCGTCGTGGCTCCCGCGCCGACGGACCGTGGGAGCGCCGGACCCTGCGCGGCCGACATCTACCTGGAAGTGCATCGCAGCGCCGCCTTCCAGGAGGTGCGCAGCCGCTACCGAAGGTTCGTCGTGCCCGCCGCCCTCGCCTTCCTCGCCTGGTACTTGGCGTATGTCGTCGCCGCGACCGCCACGCCCGGGCTGATGGCCAGGCCGGTGGCGGGAGCGGTGAATGTGGCGATGGTTGCGGGGCTCGGGCAGTTCCTCACCACCTTTCTGCTGACCTGGGCGTACGCGCGCCATGCGCGGCTGCGCCGGGACCGTGCGGCCCTCGAGCTGCGCTGGACCGTGTTCGATCAGACGAGGGCACAGGAAACGAGAGCACAGGAAACGAGAGCACAGGAGACCGGGGTACAGGAGACCGCGGTACCGGAGATGACGCGGGGGGCCGGGCGTTGA
- a CDS encoding cation acetate symporter: protein MSGDHQTLALLLFSAFIAATLAITTWVSRNRRGSAEEFYAGGRLFSPMENGFAIAGDYMSAASFLGISGLIALYGYDGMLYSVGFLVAWLVVLLLVAELVRNCGRFTLADVVASRMSERPVRIAAGTSSVAVSVLYLVAQMVGAGSLVALLLGGTSEAARSWTVIGVGALMVIYVSLGGMRATTWIQIVKAVLLMAGAIAMTVLVLTRFHGDFNQLLISAAERSGHGKDFLSPGLKYGGSWTARLDFISLGLALVLGTAGLPHILSRFYTVPTARAARRSVVWSIGLIGSFYLMTIVLGFGAAAVLGTDEVRQSNAAGNTAVPLLALDLGGGAGSTGGTVLFAVVAAVAFATILAVVAGITLASSASVAHDLYASLRWRHAKQHSEVAVARVAAAGIGVAAIALGLLARDLNVAFLVGLAFAVAASANLPVLLYSLFWRNFTTRGAVWSVYGGLIPAVVLVVLSPVVSGSPEALFPGMDFHVFPLQNPGLVSIPLGFLAGWIGTVTSTEPPDAAKHAETEVRALTGAGAV from the coding sequence TTGAGCGGCGACCACCAGACCCTGGCACTGCTGCTGTTCAGTGCGTTCATTGCCGCCACCCTCGCCATCACGACCTGGGTGAGCCGCAACCGGCGTGGCTCCGCGGAGGAGTTCTACGCAGGCGGACGGCTCTTCTCGCCCATGGAGAACGGTTTCGCCATCGCCGGCGACTACATGTCCGCCGCCTCCTTCCTCGGAATCTCCGGACTCATCGCCCTCTACGGCTACGACGGAATGCTCTACTCCGTCGGTTTCCTGGTCGCCTGGCTGGTCGTGCTGCTCCTCGTCGCCGAACTCGTGCGCAACTGCGGCCGGTTCACCCTCGCCGACGTCGTCGCGTCGAGAATGAGCGAGCGACCTGTCCGTATCGCCGCGGGAACTTCTTCGGTCGCCGTGTCCGTTCTCTATCTGGTGGCGCAGATGGTGGGAGCCGGAAGCCTGGTCGCGCTGCTCCTCGGTGGTACGAGCGAGGCCGCGCGCTCGTGGACCGTGATCGGCGTGGGTGCCCTGATGGTGATCTATGTGTCGTTGGGAGGGATGCGAGCCACCACCTGGATCCAGATCGTGAAAGCCGTGCTGCTGATGGCGGGCGCGATCGCGATGACCGTGCTCGTACTGACCCGCTTCCACGGCGACTTCAACCAGCTGCTCATCTCCGCCGCCGAACGCAGTGGCCATGGCAAGGACTTCCTCTCGCCCGGCCTCAAGTACGGCGGGAGCTGGACCGCGCGCCTCGACTTCATCAGCCTCGGCCTGGCACTGGTGCTCGGTACGGCGGGACTGCCGCACATCCTGTCCCGCTTCTACACCGTGCCGACCGCGCGGGCCGCCCGCCGCTCGGTCGTCTGGTCGATCGGTCTCATCGGCAGCTTCTATCTGATGACGATCGTGCTCGGCTTCGGTGCGGCCGCCGTGCTCGGCACCGACGAGGTGCGGCAGTCGAACGCCGCCGGGAACACCGCGGTTCCGCTGCTCGCACTGGACCTCGGCGGTGGAGCGGGCTCCACCGGAGGAACGGTTCTCTTTGCCGTCGTCGCGGCGGTGGCCTTTGCGACCATCCTCGCTGTCGTCGCCGGGATCACCCTCGCCTCCTCCGCCTCGGTGGCCCACGATCTGTACGCCTCGCTCCGGTGGCGCCATGCCAAACAGCACAGCGAGGTCGCGGTGGCCAGGGTCGCCGCGGCCGGCATCGGGGTGGCCGCGATCGCGCTCGGCCTGCTCGCCCGGGACCTGAACGTCGCGTTCCTGGTGGGCCTGGCCTTCGCGGTCGCTGCCTCCGCCAACCTGCCCGTGCTGCTCTACTCGCTGTTCTGGCGGAACTTCACCACGCGCGGCGCGGTCTGGTCGGTGTACGGCGGTCTGATTCCGGCGGTGGTCCTGGTGGTGCTCTCACCAGTCGTCTCGGGGAGCCCTGAGGCACTCTTCCCGGGGATGGACTTCCATGTCTTCCCGCTGCAGAACCCGGGCCTGGTCTCCATCCCGCTGGGCTTCCTGGCGGGATGGATCGGCACCGTCACCTCGACGGAGCCGCCGGACGCGGCCAAGCACGCGGAGACGGAGGTACGTGCGCTGACGGGTGCTGGTGCGGTGTGA
- a CDS encoding response regulator has product MIDVLVVDDDVRVAEINAAYVSKVPGFRVCAKAHSAAGALERIAECPVDLILLDHYLPDGNGLAVVRELRRLGHQTDVIMVTAARDVATVQAAMRHGALQYLVKPFTFAGLRSKLEAYAGLRRTLDGGGEAEQAEVDRIFGALSAGSVAPELPKGHSPTTAELVRQVLLTAEGPLSTQEIAERAGVSRQTAQRYLKLLERASRVRLSLRYGETGRPEHRYLWSASV; this is encoded by the coding sequence CTGATTGACGTCCTGGTGGTGGACGACGATGTCCGGGTCGCGGAGATCAACGCGGCCTATGTGTCCAAGGTGCCCGGCTTCCGGGTCTGCGCGAAGGCGCACTCGGCTGCCGGGGCCCTGGAGCGGATCGCCGAGTGCCCGGTGGACCTGATCCTCCTCGACCACTATCTGCCGGACGGGAACGGTCTTGCGGTCGTACGGGAGCTGCGCAGGCTCGGCCACCAGACTGACGTGATCATGGTGACGGCGGCGCGGGATGTTGCCACCGTCCAGGCGGCGATGCGCCACGGTGCGCTCCAGTACCTGGTGAAGCCGTTCACCTTCGCCGGGCTGCGTTCCAAGCTGGAGGCGTACGCAGGGCTGCGCCGCACCCTGGACGGCGGCGGCGAGGCGGAACAGGCCGAGGTGGACCGGATCTTCGGGGCCCTGTCGGCGGGCTCGGTCGCCCCCGAACTGCCCAAGGGCCACTCACCGACCACGGCGGAGCTGGTACGCCAGGTGCTGCTGACCGCCGAGGGGCCGCTCTCCACCCAGGAGATCGCCGAACGCGCAGGGGTGAGCCGGCAGACCGCGCAGCGCTATCTGAAGCTGCTGGAGCGGGCGAGTCGGGTGCGGCTGAGCCTGAGGTACGGCGAGACGGGCCGCCCGGAACACCGCTACCTCTGGTCGGCGAGCGTCTGA